From Deferrisoma camini S3R1, the proteins below share one genomic window:
- a CDS encoding RipA family octameric membrane protein, with the protein MSLEETLFRVKKAEYGANYESHYIEQYKLYVEMADRISSRRQSANSFFLSVNTAVVALIGYVQLGGAVDTSNKFYWLVSIAGMALCYTWYRLIRSYKDLNSGKFKVIHVMEKNLPIAPYDAEWESLERGKNPKIYHPFTRVEMVVPWVFFALHLSVLVNVVPWSYCFHVLINK; encoded by the coding sequence ATGTCCTTAGAAGAAACGCTATTCAGGGTAAAAAAGGCAGAATATGGGGCAAATTATGAGAGCCATTACATTGAACAGTATAAATTGTATGTTGAAATGGCAGATCGTATTAGCAGTAGGAGACAATCTGCAAATTCATTTTTCTTATCAGTAAATACGGCAGTGGTTGCTTTAATTGGATATGTGCAGTTAGGAGGTGCTGTTGACACAAGTAATAAATTTTATTGGTTGGTAAGCATTGCTGGCATGGCCTTATGTTATACATGGTATCGACTGATTCGTTCATACAAAGATCTTAATTCGGGTAAATTTAAAGTCATTCATGTTATGGAGAAAAATTTACCAATAGCGCCATATGATGCAGAATGGGAATCATTGGAACGCGGTAAGAATCCTAAGATTTATCATCCATTTACAAGAGTAGAAATGGTTGTGCCGTGGGTGTTTTTTGCACTCCACTTGTCGGTTTTAGTGAATGTTGTTCCTTGGTCATATTGTTTTCACGTGCTAATAAACAAATAG